A stretch of DNA from Ranitomeya variabilis isolate aRanVar5 chromosome 1, aRanVar5.hap1, whole genome shotgun sequence:
CAATTTGGGAATCAACAACTGAGGCGTTGGACACAGTCTCATTAATAAACACATGGACCAGAGCGGTGGTGGACTGGGATGGTTGCCCACTGTCATTCACCTGGACCACTAACCTGTGCAGGCCATAATGTTTGGAGGTCAGCTTGCCAACTAGTGACACCACTCCACTGGCTGGGTTGATTTCAAAGAGCTTAAAGGGATTTCCTCCAACAATGCTGTAATTCAGATCTGCGTTGACACCAGAGTCTGTATCTGTGGCCACCACAGTAGCGACCACTGTCCTGGCAATGCTGGACGGGGAGACCACGGCATAAGAACTGTTGATGGGGCTAGTGATGATTGGGGCATTGTCATTCTCATCCATGACAAAAAGTGACACTGTGGCAGTAGCAGACCTAGGAGGATCTCCACCATCCACTGCTTTAACTTTGAAGGTGTAGGAGGTTTGCTGCTCCATATCAAAGGACACAGTAGAACATATAGTGCCGGTATTGTTCTCGATGGAAAAGATGCCATTATCTTCCTCTATAAATAAACTCATCTCTGCATTGCGACCTTTGTCAGCATCCATCACTGTCACCATCCCAACAGGGCTGTTGGGTTGTAAGTTTTCCTTGACGTAGAAATTGAAGACATCCTGCATAAACTTGGGGTCGTTGTCGTTCCTATCAGCTACCTGCACTACCACGGTGGCAGTACCCTGCATGATGGTGGGCAGACCCTTGTCTTTGGCAACTACTTTAAACTCATACCTGTCAGTCTGCTCCCTGTCCAGGACTATATTGGCTGTTATGTCTCCTGTGTCTGGGTGAATGGAGAAGACCCCGGCCATAGATTGCTCCAAAGAGTAGGCAATCTCTGCATTTTTCCCACTGTCAGCATCTGTGGCGATAACTGTGGCCACCCTCTCCCCAGGCACGTTGTTCTCAGGGAAGGCTACCTCCACCACAGTCTGGCTGAACACTGGGGGGTTGTCATTAGTGTCCACCACCTTCACCAGTAGGGAGTTATTACTGGAAAGGCTTGGGCTACCAGAGTCCACAGCTACTATAATGACATTGTACTCCTTCACGTTCTCATAGTCCAAGGGAGCTGAAGTGTGCAAGAAATACTTCTTCTTGTTCTGGTCCCCCTCACTATCGCTGGCAGGCTTGAGCTGGAAGGGGACATCTCCCACCACAGTGCAGGTGACTACTCCATTCTCCCCTTGGTCCCTATCAGACACCTGGACTAAAGCTATGGGGGTGTCCACCAGGACGTCTTCGGCCACACTAGCCATGCCGTCCTTCACTGGGATCCTACCGATCTTTCTGATGTCTATGAGGGGCACATTGTCGTTCTCATCCTTGATGTTGAGGATCACAGTGGCCTTGTCACTTTTGGGGGGCTGCCCCCTGTCCCTGGCCATGACAGTGAACCTTAGCTGGTTCACCTCCTCTCGGTCTATCCTATGCAGGACACTCAACCACCCCGAGTTCTCATCCAGCCTGAGCAACCTCCTTACCGACTCCGTCGCGGCCCCGAACACGTATTCGATCTGTCCGTTCACCCCCACATCGTAGTCGGTCGCCTTCAGCTGCAGGATTGGGGTCCCAGGCGCGCTATTCTCTGCCAGATCCGCTTCGTATACGCTTTTCTCAAAACGGGGACTGTTATCGTTGACATCGGTGATGAGCACCCTGAGGATGGACTGGGACGACCTGGGCTGCTCTCCCCCATCTCTCACCCGCAGGGTCAGCTCGTAGGAGTCCCTCTGCTCCCGGTCCAGAGCCCCCTTGACGATGAGCTggggctgcttctctccatcagacGTATCTGCCACCTGCAGCTCAAACACGCTGCTCCGGCTGTCCGTCTCCATCCGTCTCTTGCCCGGGTAGGGGGCGCTATCTCCAGCCTCCAACCGACCTCCGGAGCGTCTCCCCGACATGAACAAACTCTCCCCGGCGTCCTGGATCAGCTCATAGCGCTCGATCCCGTTACGGCCAAAGTCCCGATCAGTAGCGGTGGGCAGCAGGTAGAGAGTCCCCACCGGCCGGTTCTCCTCCACGGTAAGAGTCAGCACGGGGGACGGAAAGGTCGGAGTGTTGTCGTTAATGTCCAGGATGACCACCCGACCCTCAAACAGCTCCACCCAGCTCTGCGAAGGTCCGATCACCGACACCTCGAAGTCTATGAAGCACTCGTTCTCGTCGAAGATCATCTGGCACTGCGGCAGCTTCTCCCGATCTATCCGGCGCTCGGTAGTGCTCAGCTCGCCGGTCATGTTGTCGATCTTGAAGTAGTCGGAGCCGGATTCCAGGCTGAAGGTCACCTCCCCGGAGCCGGTAACGATGCCGATATCCGAAGCCACATTCCCGATCTTGATATCTGGCTGCCCTTCCTCTGCCAGCCGGTACTTTAGCGTCTGCTTGGAGGCTGCCAGGGTGAGGGAGACCCTGAGCAAGAACAGGCACCAGCCCCATACAGTCCTCATGTCTCCAGAAGCCGCTGAGATGGGACGAGCCGGACTTGTACGATCCCAGCACAAAGTTACCGTCTCATAGCGGCCGGCTCCTCCACAGCCGGGGCACGGGACGGCGATCCTCGGACGATCGGCGGacgatctcagctgctgactcctgctccggtgctgtatGATTCCACCACAGGCAGGATGCTCGGAGGAAAGGCTGATCTCAGGCACGGCACAATCCCCGCACTATATCCCGGCACTATATCCCGGCGTGATCCAGCAAAGTTCCCGGCCGGAGCTGGTGCAGTCGGTGCCGGAGTCAGTGGCGGAGCCGCAGTCGGTGCCGGGCTACCTGCATTCGCTCTGCATGTGTTACACTATGTATCTGCAGCCTGAGAGCAGCCACAAATGAGATTGCAGAGAGTCTCCCCTCCCCTCACTCTCCTCCCCCTGCTCCTTCCTCCTCTTCTCCTCCTTGTCCCAATGCAGGTAACCAGAGCTCAACTTGGCCCCGCAGTTCGGAGGTGAGGAGCGAGCCCGTCTGCAGGGCGATGATGGCCCTCATTAAAGGGATGAGGATGCGGGGCCGTCCCGGGGGGCTGCAGGGGGCACAGTCAGCGCGTGCTGCTGGAGAGCTCGGCATGGAGGGGAGACCGTCAGCACCGACATTAGAAGGAGGAGGGGGCAGCAAGTTTCTCCAAAGTGCCCAGAGCTGGGGGTCTCTCCTGACACAGCAAGACACAGACGGATCCGCTCACCCCCAcacgggaggaaggaaggaaggaaagaaggaaggatggaaggatggatggaggAGCAGACACTGCACACTCACTGCTGCCTCACAGCACACAGGGAAACCCAGGGATCGGCTGCAGCACATCGCTCTCCATGCCATAGACTGGCTCCAAAGGGGAAGACATGGACTCCAGGAGGGAAGGATGAATGAAGGGAGAGAGatcaatggatagatagatagatagatagatagatagatagatagatagatggatggatggatagattgataatagatacatacatagatatgggatagatagatagatcaatagctAATAGATGATAGATGGGATTGATGGAAAGACTCCAATAAAGAAATGAATGACTAAAAGCATAGATTGACAAACTCCAATCTATGAAGAGAGAAAAGGGAattaatgaatgaatgagtgaatgaATAGGCAGAATGACAGATACATAGACTCCAAAATAAAATAGACATATTGATAGAGTCCAATGTAAGAATAAAATAATGCTAATGACAGTATATATAGCTAGATGTATAGGTGGGTATATAGTTGGCTGTATAGGTGGCTGCTGCTCAGTGATTTCCGCCCCCAGTGCAGGACCCCCTGCCTCCACACTACACGTGTCAGCTGTCAGCACCTCTCCTGTCTGTCTCCATGATGACACATgttctgttacaatgtatcagtgctgaGGCCATGACAATGACTTCCTGCCTGACATGTGCCTGGCCCCACATTGCTGCACATCTCCCCCCCAGGAGCCACGCACAGGGCATGTGCCATTACTAGCTGTGACGGCTTCACCATTTCTCCAGTCCTTTCATCTATCGATCCGCACATAAGGAGCCATGATGTAAGGAGCCATGATGTGAGGAGCCATGATGTGAGGAGCCATGATGTGAGGAGCCATGATGTAAGGAGCCATGATGTGAGGACACCGGCCGGGCCCCGCTCCCTGACTAGCTGCTGCTGACTGACTGATTaccctccatcctcctcctccctgctcgGTGTATCTGCAGCATCAGCTCCCGGCGCCCCGCACATGCGCACTGACTACCGCCGCAGTAccgagcagaggaggaggaggagggggtcgcCACTTTTACGGCAGGTTAAGTGGGATTAATACAAAACCTCCATTATATTTTTCCAGCGACTTGAACTGatcaaaatgctttttttttcctgTCAGTGTCCCATGCAGTGGCGGAGCTTGTGCCCGTCACCCTGCAGTGCAGGCTCCATGTGCTGCTGAGCAGCCCCCTCCCATGTAGACACCTACCCAGGAGATGAGGGTCCTGCAGAGAATGCAGCACTCCACACTGTGATGCACGGGGGGCACAGGGGGCTGCGCTGGGGGGATCAATGTGTTGTTGGCCAGCAGATGCTGAGGAGGCTGCCAGCTTCATTTCCTGCCTCGGATCAATTGATGGATCCTCTCAGTGGATGGGGCTGCAGAGCAGAACTCACCATCCATCTCTATGGGAATGGCTCCACTTCTGCAGACTGATagtgcagtcctatgtaagaccACCGATTAGGCTGTGGtggtgacaagctcagctctgccgcCTCCTATGTTCTTCCATTTATTGGTTTACTTTTATTTATTCTTCTCTTCCATGAAAACATCAATGGTTCCCAAGTAGAAAGGTCCCCATGACCGGCCCCCAGGGGACTGACACAGGGGATTAACTCTTTAATGTATTGCTGCTGACCCCCCCACTACACACACATGAAAAGACGTGCAGACAGCGCAGATTTATTGCTCATGTCTTCTTCTGGGGGGAAGAAAAGACCCTTCAGCTGTAATAGAGTGACATCATTGCAGCTCGGCGTTCTATAGGGCGAGGGATGCATTGTAATGTGGCGACGGCAGAGCGGATTTACAGGGGGTCTCTGCTCTGCTGCACTGGTGGTCCGCTCTGCCCTGCACTCATCATGGAGCTAatgatgctgcagaaaaaaaaggaaGACAAATATTCCTCGTGTCTGGTGTCCTCCAATTCTGATGTCATTCTTGCAGATATACAGACTTCCGTAAGACCACCTGCCGGTACCAGTCTACCCCCTTAGGCTGTGCGCCCACAGTGAGGTTTTGATGCTGCGGAATTTTGGtatgtcaaaaacgcagcatcttacagttccagcaaagtggatgggatttataggacTCTCGTGaccactgggcttttttttttttttaactcatcgTAAACTGTCCTGCAGTGCGAGTTTCGATTCCACCAGATGTCAATTTAagctgagttttctgtgcggatttttcccatagacttgtattaaatgcggaaaagggttaaaaaaacccgcACGTGTTTGTAGTGAATTTCCTGTGCGGAATCGTATCAAATTGCATGTAATCGGCATATGGCTGAATCGATAAAAGTTTGGCCAAAGCTAAATATTAGgaaatatcaaaaacaaagcagctttacttAAAGCATGAGAGTCAAAAACGTGATAAATATGTATGAAAAAAATCGGAATGAAATAAACAGAAGTAGCAAAATTCCGACTTGTGCACTAATGCCACAGCCACGGGAGATGTCATAAATGGACGCCAGATGCACATGGATCTTTAGAATGCCACCGTGTCGGAAACAAAAGTAGAAGTTGCCAAATATACTGTGAATATAATGGAAATGTACCCAAtggataaaccctttaaagggGTTTCCACTATTAGGATATTGATGACCGATCCCTGGGATACGTGATCAGTATAGTTGGGGGTCCCCGCTGTTACTAGATGTGTGCAGCGCGCAGAGCGGATCTGCTGGTCAGGGGTCGCTCCGGGATCCTGCAGATTAGGATCAGCACTGATCAGATATCGATGAGTTACCTTAAGATAGATCATAAATATCCTGGAAAAGTGCTTTAAGGAGGATATACTTATTAAATGAGCATTGACTGAATTTGCCAATTTAAGCAGGGTAAGAGATCCATGCAATGTGTAGGGTGGTGACGGCAGATCTCGGATGGAGGGGGAAGGGGAAGCCTCTGGATTAGTGATGGCTCACCGCTATCTCTTCTGACTCCCAACATGTTAACTCTTGATTCAGCTGAGTGTGCATGTGCCGACAATGGAAGCTGCTGCCAGACTATCACAGATTTATCTTCCTGGGGACAAAAGAATAGGGCGTTGAATCGCAACACACCCAATTCATCCTTTCCTGAACATCATTCATCAAGGGAGAATCTGGAGGCCCCCAAACACATAAGGTGGTCTGCCTTTCCCACCAAAATCAGCAGGTTCATCTGTTTCCTAATATGTACAGGATCATAGGGAAGGGTTGGGCTGACGTTAACAGCATTCAgagatctacagtacagaccaaaagtttggacacaccttctcatttacagatttttctgtattttcatgactataaaaattgtacattcacactgaaggaatcaaaactatgaattaacacatgtggaattatatacttaacaaaaaagtgtgaaacaactgaaaatatgtcttatattctatgttcttcaaagtagctgccttttgctttgatgactgctttgcacactcttgacattctcttgatgagcttcaagaggtagtcaccgggaatggttttcacctcacaggtgtgccctgtcaggtttaataggtgggatttcttgccttataaatggggttgggacatcagttgtgttgtgcagaagtctggtggatacacagctgatagtcctactgaatagactgttagaatttgtattatggcaagaaaaagcagctaagtaaagaaaaatgagtggccatcattactttaagaaattaaggtcagtcagtccgaaaaattgggaaaactttgaaagtgtccccaagtgcagtagcaaaaaccatcaagcgctacaaagaaactggctcacatgaggaccaccccaggaaaggaagaccaagagtcacctctgcttctgaggataagtttatccgagtcaccagcctcataaatcgcaggttaacagcagctcagattagagaccaggtcaatgccacacagagttctagcagcagacacaagtctacaacaactgttaagaggagactttgtgcctgcatggtaaaatagctgctaggaaaccactgctaaggacaggcaacaagcagaagagtcttgtttgggctaaagaacacaaggaattgacattagatcagtggaaatctgtgctttggtttgatgagtccaaatttgagatctttggttccaaccaccgtgtctttgtgcgacgcagaaaaggtgaacggatggactctacatgcctggttcccaccgtgaagcatggaggaggaggtgtgatggtgtgggggtgctttgctggtgacattgttggggatttatttaaaactagaccgtggcccgattctaaagcatcgggtattctagaatatgcatgttcccgtagtatatggacaatgatgattccagaattcgcggcagactgtgcccgtcgctgattggtcgaggcaacctttaggacatcatcgtcgccatggcaaccattatgacatctacgtcgatactgtgcccgtcgctgattggtcgaggccgccaggacgcgggacgcgggatttccattatgacatcatcgtcaccatgctgtgcccgtcgctgattggtcgaggcctggcggcctcgaccaatcagagacgcgggatttccaggacagacagacagacagaaagacagacagacggaaaaacccttagacaattatatatatagattgaaggcatactgaaccagcatggcttccgcagcatcttgcagcggcatgctattccatctggtttgcgtttagttggaccatcattgatttttcaacaggacaatgaccccaaacacacctccaggctgtgtaagggctatttgaccaagaaggagagtgatgaggtgatacgccagatgacctggcctccacagtcaccagacctgaacccaatagagatggtttggggtgagttggacctcagagtgaaggcaaaagggccaacaagtgctaagcatctctgggaactccttcaagattgttggaagaccattcccagtgactacctcttgaagctcatcaagagaatgccaagagtgtgcaaaacagtcatcaaagcaaaaggtggctactttgaagaacctagaatataagacacaatttcagttgtttcacacttttttgttaagtatataatcccacatgtgttaattcatagttttgatgccttcagtgtgaatgtacaattttcatagtcatgaaaatacagaaaaatctttaaatgagaaggtgtgtccaaacttttgctctgtactgtactttACATCAGATCATAGGAACCAATAGTCTGTACATGTTTACTGACGTCTATGGGAGAGTGTTCTCGACATGCTCAGTGATCTGTGCAGAAATCATTACGCAGTgctggggaggaggtgagctgtgacatcatctatagtgaatggtggatcctgtgttatctacattaTTTAATGGCATTACCTGTCATTGCAATTCTGCTTCTGATGAGAACATGAACAGAACAGAATGGAAAGTGTCAGTGCAATATTAGGCACAGTGGTGCATACTTTGTAAAGCCGGCCATGGAGTATTCCTTTCAGCTGACAAGTCTGAAGCGAGCCCTACTTCTTTTGACTGACGGGACTCTCCACTtgtgtgtatagggagagatcTATCAGAATGGGGGGATAGGGAGAACCCAACGGGCACCTTCCCCCTtgtgtgtatagggagagatctgtcagtATGGGGGGGAGGGATAGGGAGAACCCACCGGGTACCTTCCCCATTGTGTGTATAGGGAAAGATCTGTCAGTATGGAGGGGGAGGGATAAGGAGAACCCACCGGGTACCTTCCCCATtgtgtgtatagggagagatctgtcagtATGGGGGGGAGGGATAGGGAGAACCCACCAGGCACCTTCCCCATtgtgtgtatagggagagatctgtcagtGTGGGGGGAGGGATAGGGAGAACCCATCAGGCACCTTCCCCTTGTGTGTATAGTGAAAGATCTCTCAGTATGGGGTGGTGAGGGGGGTATGGGGAGAACCCACCAGGCAAATTCcccttgtgtgtatgtgtgtatagggagagatcTATCAGTATGGGGGGAGGGATAGGGAGAACCCACCGGGCACCTTCCCCCTtgtgtgtatagggagagatctgtcagtATGGATGGGGAGGGATAAGGAGAACCCACCGGGTAccttcccctgttgtgaatttggattctgggctcccccggtggctactggtggaattgaacttgtgacatcatcttccctgttcacctgttctgattagatctgggtgtcgctatataacctggcttctctgttagatgcttgccggtcaacaatgttatcagaagcctctctgtgcttgttcctgctcccagacatctactagataagttggacattcgtccatgttttgtttttgtattttggttccagttcacagctgcagtttcgttactgtgtctggaaagctcttgttgatcaggaattgccactctggtattatgagttaatgccagagtcctaaagtaatttctggatgtgttttgttagggttttctactgaccatgaaagtatgctttctgtcttctgctatctagaaagcggacctcaaatttgctaaaactattttcctgctgcgtttgttgtttcatctcatatcaccgccaatatatgtggggggcttctgtctcctttttttgggcatttctctagaggtgagtcaggtcttatatttccctctgctagcattatttagttctccggccggcgctgggcatatagggataaaaagtaggacatgctacctggctacttctagatgatgcggtaggtttagttcatggtcagtatagttacatcttccaagagcttgttcctatagaggcttatgctagttctctggccatggagatcatgacagtttgaccggcccactaaagggttaaaatccttggctgagaaaggagagaaataagaagtctgctgagagtttttttttttttttttttttttttctgtgctcttaattggatcacttgccagtctgtctatgctgcagtcttttttttttttctctctccttataatctttgaatggctttgtgttcacctgttaataatggatcttcagagtgtaactgcaggtttgaataatctcaccacgaaagtacaaaatttgcaagattttattattcatgctccggtatctgagccgagaattcctttgccggaattcttctcagggaatagatctagctttcagaattttagaaataattgtaagctatttttgtccctgaaatctcgttctgctggagaccctgcacagcaggttgggattgtgatttccttgctccgcggcgaccctcaagactgggcttttgcattggcaccaggggatcctgcgttgcgcaatgtggatgcgttttttttggccttgggcttgctgtatgaggaacctcatttggaacttcaggcagaaaaaactttgatgtccctatcgcaggggcaagatgaagctgaaatttactgccaaagattccgtaaatggtctgtgcttactcagtggaatgagtgtgccttggcggctactttcagagagggtctctctgatgccattaaggatgttatggtggggttccctgtgcctgcgggtctgaatgagtccatgacaatggccattcagatcgataggcatctgcgggagcgcaaaccagtgcaccatctggcggtgtccactgagaagacgccagaaagcatgcagtgtgatagaattctgtccagaagcgagcggcagaattttagacggaaaaatgggttgtgtttctattgtggggattctactcatgttatatcagcatgctctaaacgtactaaaaagcttgataaatctgtttccattggcactttacagtctaaatttattttgtctgtgaccctgatttgctctttgtcatctattactactgacgcctatatcgactctggcgccgctttgagtcttatggattggtcctttgccaatcgttgtgggtatgatttagagcctttggaaactcttattcctctgaaggggattgactccaccccattggctaataataaaccacaatactggacacaagtgactatgtgtattaatccggatcaccaggagactattcgttttctagtgctgtataatctacatgaggatttggtgctgggattgccatggctgcagtctcacaacccagtccttgactggagagctatgtctgtgttgagctggggatgtaaggggactcatggggacgtacctttggtgtccatttcatcatctatcccctctgaaatccctgagttcctgtctgactatcgtgacgtctttgaagaacccaagcttggttcactacctccgcaccgtgagtgcgattgtgctatagatttaattccgggtagtaaatacccaaagggtcgtttatttaatctgtctgtgcctgaacatactgctatgcgagaatatataaaggagtccttggaaaagggacatattcgtccatcgtcatctcccttaggagccggttttttctttgtgtcaaaaaaggacggctctttgagaccatgtattgattatcggcttttgaataaaatcacggttaaatatcaatacccattgccgttgctgactgatttgtttgctcgcataaagggggccaagtggttctctaagatt
This window harbors:
- the PCDH7 gene encoding protocadherin-7 isoform X4, which gives rise to MRTVWGWCLFLLRVSLTLAASKQTLKYRLAEEGQPDIKIGNVASDIGIVTGSGEVTFSLESGSDYFKIDNMTGELSTTERRIDREKLPQCQMIFDENECFIDFEVSVIGPSQSWVELFEGRVVILDINDNTPTFPSPVLTLTVEENRPVGTLYLLPTATDRDFGRNGIERYELIQDAGESLFMSGRRSGGRLEAGDSAPYPGKRRMETDSRSSVFELQVADTSDGEKQPQLIVKGALDREQRDSYELTLRVRDGGEQPRSSQSILRVLITDVNDNSPRFEKSVYEADLAENSAPGTPILQLKATDYDVGVNGQIEYVFGAATESVRRLLRLDENSGWLSVLHRIDREEVNQLRFTVMARDRGQPPKSDKATVILNIKDENDNVPLIDIRKIGRIPVKDGMASVAEDVLVDTPIALVQVSDRDQGENGVVTCTVVGDVPFQLKPASDSEGDQNKKKYFLHTSAPLDYENVKEYNVIIVAVDSGSPSLSSNNSLLVKVVDTNDNPPVFSQTVVEVAFPENNVPGERVATVIATDADSGKNAEIAYSLEQSMAGVFSIHPDTGDITANIVLDREQTDRYEFKVVAKDKGLPTIMQGTATVVVQVADRNDNDPKFMQDVFNFYVKENLQPNSPVGMVTVMDADKGRNAEMSLFIEEDNGIFSIENNTGTICSTVSFDMEQQTSYTFKVKAVDGGDPPRSATATVSLFVMDENDNAPIITSPINSSYAVVSPSSIARTVVATVVATDTDSGVNADLNYSIVGGNPFKLFEINPASGVVSLVGKLTSKHYGLHRLVVQVNDSGQPSQSTTALVHVFINETVSNASVVDSQIARSLHIPLSQDIAGDPSYEMSKQRLSIVIGVVAGIMTVILIILVVVMARYCRAKSKNGYEAGKKDHEDFFTPQQHDKSKKPKKDKKNKKSKQPLYSSIVTVEASKPNGQRYDSVNEKLSDSPSMGRYRTVNGGPGSPDLARHYKSSSPLPTVQLHPQSPTAGKKHQAVQDLPPANTFVGAGDNISIGSDHCSEYSCQTNNKYSKQSHFLF